Proteins encoded in a region of the Sugiyamaella lignohabitans strain CBS 10342 chromosome B, complete sequence genome:
- the PDR12 gene encoding ATP-binding cassette multidrug transporter PDR12 (Plasma membrane ATP-binding cassette (ABC) transporter; weak-acid-inducible multidrug transporter required for weak organic acid resistance; induced by sorbate and benzoate and regulated by War1p; mutants exhibit sorbate hypersensitivity; GO_component: GO:0016021 - integral component of membrane [Evidence IEA,IEA]; GO_component: GO:0016021 - integral component of membrane [Evidence ISM] [PMID 12192589]; GO_component: GO:0016020 - membrane [Evidence IEA,IEA]; GO_component: GO:0005886 - plasma membrane [Evidence IEA,IEA]; GO_component: GO:0005886 - plasma membrane [Evidence IDA] [PMID 9687494]; GO_function: GO:0005524 - ATP binding [Evidence IEA,IEA]; GO_function: GO:0016887 - ATPase activity [Evidence IEA]; GO_function: GO:0042626 - ATPase activity, coupled to transmembrane movement of substances [Evidence IEA]; GO_function: GO:0017111 - nucleoside-triphosphatase activity [Evidence IEA]; GO_function: GO:0000166 - nucleotide binding [Evidence IEA,IEA]; GO_function: GO:0005342 - organic acid transmembrane transporter activity [Evidence IDA] [PMID 10419965]; GO_process: GO:0006200 - ATP catabolic process [Evidence IEA]; GO_process: GO:0008152 - metabolic process [Evidence IEA]; GO_process: GO:0015849 - organic acid transport [Evidence IDA] [PMID 10419965]; GO_process: GO:0055085 - transmembrane transport [Evidence IEA]; GO_process: GO:0006810 - transport [Evidence IEA,IEA]), which yields MSEDAREDPSPLGEGYDVEAYNPDEALVHSMSRVMSTPEGTSHLEALTRVLSTRTLKDGKLEINPEDFNLRALLKTLVRRMDNEGLDLNTTGVAFRNLTTIGVDAGASYAPTVYELIRSIVALPLALKKLRSPPLRNLIQDIDGLIIPGEMLLVLGRPGSGCTTLLRTIAGEIDQFKGIQGNINYDGVSQSDMLKYFKSQVLYNPECKLLVHSGC from the coding sequence ATGAGTGAAGATGCCCGTGAAGACCCTTCTCCTTTGGGAGAGGGTTATGACGTTGAGGCCTATAACCCAGATGAAGCTCTCGTCCACAGTATGTCTCGGGTAATGAGTACCCCTGAAGGAACTAGTCATCTTGAAGCTCTCACCAGAGTGCTTTCGACTCGGACCTTGAAAGATGGTAAACTTGAGATCAACCCTGAGGATTTCAATCTTCGTGCTCTGTTGAAGACTCTTGTTCGTCGTATGGATAATGAGGGTCTAGATCTTAATACTACTGGAGTAGCTTTTCGAAATCTCACCAccattggtgttgatgctggtgcttcttATGCTCCTACTGTCTATGAACTTATTCGTTCAATTGTTGCTTTACCATTGGCGCTCAAAAAATTGCGCAGTCCTCCTTTGAGAAATCTTATTCAAGACATTGATGGTTTAATTATTCCTGGTGAGATGTTGTTAGTCCTCGGTCGTCCTGGATCTGGTTGTACTACCTTGTTGCGTACAATTGCAGGGGAAATTGATCAGTTTAAGGGTATTCAAGGCAACATTAACTACGACGGAGTATCTCAGTCCGATatgttgaaatatttcaagagTCAGGTACTATATAACCCAGAATGTAAGTTGTTGGTTCACAGTGGTTGTTGA